A stretch of DNA from Scatophagus argus isolate fScaArg1 chromosome 23, fScaArg1.pri, whole genome shotgun sequence:
CGAGCTAAATGCTTCACACTTGGAATGAAGATGCAGTAAAGCCCTATTCAGGCAAGAACTGCGTTACAGTCAGAGCttgttgtaaaatatgttttttcctTGTTGTCGAGGAAACGAATCTTTTTGAAAACAATGCAcgtttctcactgtgtgtccctTAAACCAGAgtcacgctctctctctcttttgggAACAAACTTTGCTGCTGAGTCGGTATCACAGATCCTTCttatcaaactgaaaaacacttgaGCAAATGCTCACCAAAAATGCTGGATTCCTCCGCCATGATGGTCTCACGTCCCCAAAGCGACGACGTCTCGATTGGTGGAGGAGACCCCGAgtcactgagcagctcctctCCTGTCACTCTTCTTCCAATCCCTGCTCATCTACGCCTCCTCCTCTATTTCGGTCTTCCAAAAACTCTTTAATCCCCCCCGTCGCCTCCCTCCCACTGTGTCGTTTCTATTTTCATTCACATCTTTATCTCCTcgttgtttctgtctctgtgtgcaaTCTTGTTTCCTTCTCACGTCTTTTGTCTTTTGGGGAACAAAAGATTTCCTGACAGTgattctcttttcctccctgccTCATCATTTCCTTGTCTCCCCCCTgccttctcctccatcaccctcttCATTTCCACCTCCCTCAGGCCTTCACACATCAGTGGCATTCAAGTGCGTGGTCACCACATCCTGGTTTTCAAGCACTATCTTCTTCgctctccctcctttccctcctcctcctcctcctcctcctcctctacctccaACGGGATGAATGCTGTCCAGTCTGCCACCCCTGTCCCCTGCCCTGCGACACTTGAAGACGGCGAGGAAGGCGGCGCGGTAGTTGCGGTTCATCCAGCCGTACAGCAGCGGGTTGGCGAAGGTGGAACACATGGCGACCACGTGGAAGACGGTGTACAGCAGACGGTAGTCGCGCATGTCCAGCACCTTGCTGTCGATGTCCGTGGCCAGCTGGAAGGCGTGGAAGGGCAGCCAGCTGACGGCGAACACCACTACCATGGTCACCAGCATTTTGGTGGTTTTGCGGCGCCGGCGGTGGCGCTCGGATCCGGCGTTGCTGCCGACATTCTCCGCCGGGCTGACATGGCCACGCAGTTTGGACCAGATGCGGGCGTAGGCGAAGGAGATGATGGACAGTGGCAGGAAGTACTGCAGGATCAACATAGAGATGCTGTAGATGGTCCCGTCAGTGTTTTTCCCGGGCCACTTCTCCGTGCACACCTGGGAGACAGGTGAGGACAGAAGAGACGCTCAGTTCGCTTTAACACACAGCTTTGATTACAGCAGTTTGCCTGTGTTTTCCATGAGACGGACGtggaagcagcagaggagggactGAAGTGAGAGCCatgaaagggaggagaggggaggagaggggaggagaggggaggagaatgAGAGGCAGCGATGGAGGCGAGCAGCAGGTGTGACAGGTGAGTCTGAGTACCTGGATGGTGTGTCCCGGCTCCAGACTGAAGGAGCCGTACTCTCTGAAGATGGCCAGAGGGCTGGCGAGCACGGCGCTCAGCACCCACGTCAGCGCTATCACCCCGAAACACACGTCTTTACGCATCCTGGTCTCCAGGTGGTACACGATGCACCTGAAACACAGATCAGGAGGTGACTGTTGGAGATAAATAATCAATCACATTTCGCTCACATGCTGAAGCTTGAACCTGAAGCTTTCTGTAAGACTTCGTAAGCCCAAACTGTAAGTAAAaagcataaaatagaaatactcaagtaccaGTACTTCAAAattgtacagtacttgagtaaatgcactgctcttctgttttctgttttctgactcGGAGAAGCTCCTCTGTAGTCCCGAGGTCAGAGCAACCGTGACGTGACGACCACGCATGGCCGTCTGGTTCTCGTGTGTCGAGCTCAGGCCTCCGGTAAGCATGAAGTCGACTCAGCGCCTCGGCCGCCGAGCTGTACATGTCCTGGCGGCGTGATGCGGCGTGTCTCTGTGGTCCTCTGGAAGTCGGATCAAAAGCTGGCGAAGCTGATGCAGAAACGTGAGCTGCGTGTAACTTCTGTTTAAAAGTAGGATTCAAACTTCCCTGTCCTCTCGAGTGGTGGACAaagtttgtcttcatttgtgGTTTGTTGGTGTTTGAGAGCTTTGATGGAGGCTGAGCACAAGAGTCATGTTTGATATAAACGAGGACATCAGACTCGATTCAGCTGGCTGGCTTCTACgtttacatttcctgtttacTTAACGTATTGTCTGATTAAAGCTGccatcccacaatgcaacacagcACTCAGATCTTAAGAAACCATCTGCCATACACTGTGATGTGCTTCATACGAGACGTCCGTCTTAACTCAAGTGGAGACAAATGAAGGACGAGAACCGCCGAGAACTTCAGGAACGTCTCAAAGGACAGAAGAAAGTGTTTAAATGCGGTGCTTTGTGATCACTTCACACAAACTGTGAATGTTTATTGGAATGTCTAAAATGAGCTCTTGTTCATCCACCTCGGCTCTCCACACCTACGAAACGGCCAACCAAAGTGCAGCGAGGCCGTCAGTGTGGACTCCATTTGCATGAGAACCATCAGGCTAATCCTGACAGGAGCTGTTTGAGTCTGACTTCAGGGGATGGCAGCACCTGAGCGAGCAGGTGGAGGCggttctttctctcttgttgtgtgttttcagggacACAGCAGCTGCAAAATCATGACTCACTGCCCAACAACCCCACCCCCCTCGCTTTAAGCCCCACCCACCTGTGGCGGTCCAGGGCGATGACGTTGAGCGTTACCGTGGAGACGTGCACGGCGAGCCCCTGGGCGTAGggcagcaggaagcagagggTGCTGCCGAACTTCCACTCCCCCTGCAGGGTGTAGACGAGGGTGAAGGGGAGGCACAGCGTGTTCACCAGCAGGTCGGCTGCAGAcggacaggaagacaggaagttCAAACAAATGTGCCCGTTCAGCGTTTCTGGGATTTTGAATGTTACGCTCTTTGGTGTTTTGATTTCACAGTTTCTCTCCACATCTAACATTTATGACCTTGAACGAATGGACTCTGAATGCagcgtgagagtgtgtgtgatgctggAGGAGGACTTTAatcagctcctctctgctccaccACATCCACTTTCCCATCTCAGCCAAAAAGACAACAAGCACAGCGAGCCCCGGGCTGCTCCACACCTGCTGCCAGGTGCGGCGCTCAGCACGCAGCACTTCTGGCCAAACTTATGGGAAGTGTTAAGTTGTTCCACAGGGAAGCAGCCTGACGCTCAGGCGCTTTTCTCCCGTAAAATAAGGCTTCGGTCTGGACACACTTCAGGTTTTTATCCACCAGTCACTCAGatttaaacaaagacagaatatCTGGGGAGAAATCTTGGATTTTTACAGTCAAACAACTCAAGCTAAAGTCAAAAACTTTTATTCCTGAATTCTTCGTATTTTCAGTAATTCTGCGATTAAAATAACCCGAGAGCTCCACCGTGTTCAGGGATGCCAGAGTGGATACAACATCCTTCACCTTCTGCGTGAGTCTGTGGTCCTTAGCTCCACCCA
This window harbors:
- the npy2rl gene encoding neuropeptide Y receptor Y2, like; amino-acid sequence: MEAVSAVNVTQDDLRLLPPPHVNPGNFSYHDYDPSAGADPTVSPTLVLGEGVTFPEDPIKLLSVQVVLILAYSTIIVLGVLGNSLVIYVIYRFKTLRTVTNFFIANLAVADLLVNTLCLPFTLVYTLQGEWKFGSTLCFLLPYAQGLAVHVSTVTLNVIALDRHRCIVYHLETRMRKDVCFGVIALTWVLSAVLASPLAIFREYGSFSLEPGHTIQVCTEKWPGKNTDGTIYSISMLILQYFLPLSIISFAYARIWSKLRGHVSPAENVGSNAGSERHRRRRKTTKMLVTMVVVFAVSWLPFHAFQLATDIDSKVLDMRDYRLLYTVFHVVAMCSTFANPLLYGWMNRNYRAAFLAVFKCRRAGDRGGRLDSIHPVGGRGGGGGGGGGKGGRAKKIVLENQDVVTTHLNATDV